The following coding sequences are from one Ooceraea biroi isolate clonal line C1 chromosome 5, Obir_v5.4, whole genome shotgun sequence window:
- the LOC105287668 gene encoding alpha-(1,6)-fucosyltransferase isoform X1, with amino-acid sequence MPAIWSGRPGWLGKLGIALLAIWFLVLIVSVVHVFKSNNSLSSRDVSNVNKENTQRLAQMVNDFEILKRQNDALKSFILGEGSKSMQGDHLGAIQEKLERASVYDVNLLDDQDGSKHGVPSMEHEELRRRLRNGIQEMWYYISAELNKFKKHIDEFTYDQREKEIQDVLKNVWEHKKSVVMNVDKLKKVDGYDEWREKEAKDLSDLVQRRFRYLQNPADCNKAKKVICSLNKGCGFGCQIHHVTYCFLVAYGTERTLVIKSKGWRYHKDGWESVFKPLSDTCVSTSGASHSNWPGDPTKQVISLPIVDNVYPKPRFQPPSVPADLAPRLEKIHGHPLVWWVGQVLKYLMRPQDHMRKTLEKAKERLGFKKPIVGIHVRRTDKVGTEAAYHDVDEYMSKVEQYFDELETQPDVRRVFLASDDPKVITTARKRYLNYEIIGDPEVAETASVAKRYSDTSLQGIIIDIHLLSECDYLVCTFSSQVCRVAYELMQTFHVDAYNKFASLDDIYYYGGQNPHPHVAILDHKPRKNGELELKVGDLIEVYGNHWDGFSKGYNTRTSTMGLFPSFKVKNPVDAVEFPKYPSVPLLENKAN; translated from the exons ATGCCGGCGATCTGGTCTGGGCGACCCGGTTGGTTGGGCAAGCTTGGCATAGCCTTGCTGGCCATCTGGTTCCTGGTGCTGATTGTGTCCGTTGTTCATGTATTCAAGTCAAATAATTCCTTGTCGAGCCGCGATGTTAGCAACGTCAACAAGGAAAACACCCAACGTCTGGCTCAAATGGTCAACGACTTTGAGATCCTGAAGAGGCAAAACGACGCGTTGAAGAGCTTCATACTGGG AGAAGGGTCGAAGTCTATGCAGGGCGATCATTTAGGCGCCATACAGGAGAAACTCGAGAGAGCGTCGGTTTACGATGTTAATCTGTTGGATGATCAGGATGGGTCAAAACATGGCGTTCCTTCCATGGAGCATGAAGAGCTACGACGACGCTTGAGAAATGGCATTCAAGAGATGTG GTACTACATTAGTGCcgaattaaacaaatttaagaAACACATAGACGAATTTACGTACGatcagagagagaaggagatacAAGATGTGTTGAAAAATGTGTGGGAGCATAAGAAGTCGGTTGTAATGAATGTTGATAAGTTGAAGAAAGTGGACGGTTACGACGAGTGGCGAGAGAAGGAAGCAAAGGACCTATCTGATCTTGTACAAAGAAGATTTAG GTATCTGCAAAATCCTGCTGATTGTAATAAAGCGAAAAAAGTAATATGCAGCTTAAATAAAGGATGTGGTTTCGGTTGCCAG ATTCATCATGTTACGTATTGCTTCTTGGTAGCTTATGGTACCGAGAGAACGTTAGTAATAAAATCCAAGGGCTGGAGGTATCACAAGGATGGCTGGGAGTCGGTATTCAAACCTCTCAGCGACACTTGCGTGTCTACGAGCGGTGCGTCGCATTCCAATTGGCCGGGTGATCCCACGAAGCAAGTAATATCCCTGCCGATCGTTGACAACGTCTATCCGAAGCCAAGGTTTCAACCGCCTAGCGTACCAGCGGATCTAGCACCAAGATTAGAAAAGATTCATGGTCATCCTCTGGTTTGGTGGGTCGGACAGGTATTGAAATACCTGATGCGACCTCAGGATCACATGAGGAAAACGCTGGAGAAGGCGAAGGAGAGGCTCGGCTTCAAGAAACCCATCGTTGGCATCCACGTGCGCAGGACCGACAAGGTGGGCACCGAGGCAGCTTATCATGACGTAGACGAGTACATGAGCAAAGTGGAGCAGTATTTCGACGAGCTTGAAACGCAGCCGGACGTGCGGAGGGTCTTCTTAGCCAGCGATGACCCGAAAGTGATAACGACGGCTCGGAAACGTTACCTGAACTACGAGATTATTGGCGACCCGGAGGTAGCGGAGACTGCGTCCGTAGCGAAACGATACTCGGATACCTCACTGCAGGGGATAATCATCGATATCCATCTGCTGTCGGAATGCGATTACCTGGTGTGCACTTTCAGCTCTCAGGTGTGTCGCGTCGCCTACGAACTGATGCAGACGTTCCACGTGGACGCGTACAACAAATTCGCATCTCTCGACGACATCTACTACTACGGTGGGCAGAACCCGCATCCCCACGTGGCCATCCTCGATCACAAACCGAGGAAGAACGGAGAGCTCGAGTTGAAGGTTGGCGACCTGATCGAGGTCTACGGCAATCACTGGGATGGCTTTTCCAAGGGATACAACACCAGGACTAGCACGATGGGCCTGTTCCCCAGCTTCAAAGTTAAGAATCCCGTCGACGCCGTGGAGTTTCCCAAGTATCCGAGCGTTCCTCTGCTAGAGAATAAAGCGAATTGA
- the LOC105287668 gene encoding alpha-(1,6)-fucosyltransferase isoform X2, with the protein MQGDHLGAIQEKLERASVYDVNLLDDQDGSKHGVPSMEHEELRRRLRNGIQEMWYYISAELNKFKKHIDEFTYDQREKEIQDVLKNVWEHKKSVVMNVDKLKKVDGYDEWREKEAKDLSDLVQRRFRYLQNPADCNKAKKVICSLNKGCGFGCQIHHVTYCFLVAYGTERTLVIKSKGWRYHKDGWESVFKPLSDTCVSTSGASHSNWPGDPTKQVISLPIVDNVYPKPRFQPPSVPADLAPRLEKIHGHPLVWWVGQVLKYLMRPQDHMRKTLEKAKERLGFKKPIVGIHVRRTDKVGTEAAYHDVDEYMSKVEQYFDELETQPDVRRVFLASDDPKVITTARKRYLNYEIIGDPEVAETASVAKRYSDTSLQGIIIDIHLLSECDYLVCTFSSQVCRVAYELMQTFHVDAYNKFASLDDIYYYGGQNPHPHVAILDHKPRKNGELELKVGDLIEVYGNHWDGFSKGYNTRTSTMGLFPSFKVKNPVDAVEFPKYPSVPLLENKAN; encoded by the exons ATGCAGGGCGATCATTTAGGCGCCATACAGGAGAAACTCGAGAGAGCGTCGGTTTACGATGTTAATCTGTTGGATGATCAGGATGGGTCAAAACATGGCGTTCCTTCCATGGAGCATGAAGAGCTACGACGACGCTTGAGAAATGGCATTCAAGAGATGTG GTACTACATTAGTGCcgaattaaacaaatttaagaAACACATAGACGAATTTACGTACGatcagagagagaaggagatacAAGATGTGTTGAAAAATGTGTGGGAGCATAAGAAGTCGGTTGTAATGAATGTTGATAAGTTGAAGAAAGTGGACGGTTACGACGAGTGGCGAGAGAAGGAAGCAAAGGACCTATCTGATCTTGTACAAAGAAGATTTAG GTATCTGCAAAATCCTGCTGATTGTAATAAAGCGAAAAAAGTAATATGCAGCTTAAATAAAGGATGTGGTTTCGGTTGCCAG ATTCATCATGTTACGTATTGCTTCTTGGTAGCTTATGGTACCGAGAGAACGTTAGTAATAAAATCCAAGGGCTGGAGGTATCACAAGGATGGCTGGGAGTCGGTATTCAAACCTCTCAGCGACACTTGCGTGTCTACGAGCGGTGCGTCGCATTCCAATTGGCCGGGTGATCCCACGAAGCAAGTAATATCCCTGCCGATCGTTGACAACGTCTATCCGAAGCCAAGGTTTCAACCGCCTAGCGTACCAGCGGATCTAGCACCAAGATTAGAAAAGATTCATGGTCATCCTCTGGTTTGGTGGGTCGGACAGGTATTGAAATACCTGATGCGACCTCAGGATCACATGAGGAAAACGCTGGAGAAGGCGAAGGAGAGGCTCGGCTTCAAGAAACCCATCGTTGGCATCCACGTGCGCAGGACCGACAAGGTGGGCACCGAGGCAGCTTATCATGACGTAGACGAGTACATGAGCAAAGTGGAGCAGTATTTCGACGAGCTTGAAACGCAGCCGGACGTGCGGAGGGTCTTCTTAGCCAGCGATGACCCGAAAGTGATAACGACGGCTCGGAAACGTTACCTGAACTACGAGATTATTGGCGACCCGGAGGTAGCGGAGACTGCGTCCGTAGCGAAACGATACTCGGATACCTCACTGCAGGGGATAATCATCGATATCCATCTGCTGTCGGAATGCGATTACCTGGTGTGCACTTTCAGCTCTCAGGTGTGTCGCGTCGCCTACGAACTGATGCAGACGTTCCACGTGGACGCGTACAACAAATTCGCATCTCTCGACGACATCTACTACTACGGTGGGCAGAACCCGCATCCCCACGTGGCCATCCTCGATCACAAACCGAGGAAGAACGGAGAGCTCGAGTTGAAGGTTGGCGACCTGATCGAGGTCTACGGCAATCACTGGGATGGCTTTTCCAAGGGATACAACACCAGGACTAGCACGATGGGCCTGTTCCCCAGCTTCAAAGTTAAGAATCCCGTCGACGCCGTGGAGTTTCCCAAGTATCCGAGCGTTCCTCTGCTAGAGAATAAAGCGAATTGA